The Anaerolineae bacterium genome includes a window with the following:
- a CDS encoding YgeY family selenium metabolism-linked hydrolase translates to MPWLSPSDQKALTKFLQELVMIPSPSGQEGPLARRIAEEMENLGFPEVRIDKVGNVIGKIGSGKRPILLLDGHMDTVEVGDLSRWTHAPYGGEIEGGFLYGLGAADMKGGLASMVYGLGALLKAGVEIPGTVYFAGVVQEEPSEGTALKIFLEEEGIKPDYAIIGEPSSLRIIQGHRGRMGIIVTTKGKACHASSPELGENAIYSAARIIFGIELMSSRFLNDAFLGRGSAAVTWIKSESPSRNAVPYLCSFYVDRRLTLGETEAKALAEIRSIILREGVEAEIAVNEYEACSYTGYTWKVREYYPAWLIPQTHPLVQAGLRAVEKVLGLSPAIGRWKFSTDGAYTMGEAGIPTIGFGPGDEQWAHSPDERVRIEDVLVAAEIYAEMVLEVMKI, encoded by the coding sequence ATGCCCTGGCTTTCGCCTTCAGACCAAAAGGCTTTAACGAAATTCCTTCAAGAGTTAGTAATGATCCCAAGCCCTTCCGGCCAGGAGGGTCCCCTGGCTCGGAGGATAGCTGAGGAGATGGAAAATCTCGGTTTCCCCGAGGTAAGGATAGATAAGGTGGGCAATGTAATAGGCAAGATTGGCTCGGGGAAGAGGCCTATCCTCTTGCTGGATGGACATATGGATACTGTAGAGGTCGGGGATCTTTCCCGCTGGACTCATGCTCCTTACGGAGGAGAAATAGAGGGAGGTTTCCTCTATGGGCTTGGAGCTGCTGATATGAAGGGGGGATTGGCCTCCATGGTCTACGGCCTGGGGGCTCTCCTAAAGGCAGGTGTTGAAATCCCCGGCACCGTATACTTTGCAGGAGTAGTTCAAGAGGAGCCTTCTGAAGGCACAGCCCTTAAGATTTTCCTAGAAGAAGAGGGGATCAAACCCGATTACGCTATAATTGGTGAGCCTTCTTCCCTGCGGATAATCCAGGGGCATAGAGGGCGTATGGGAATAATCGTCACTACCAAAGGAAAAGCCTGTCATGCTTCTTCTCCTGAATTGGGTGAAAATGCTATCTACTCCGCTGCCAGGATAATCTTTGGGATAGAGCTCATGTCCTCCCGTTTCCTGAACGACGCTTTCTTGGGGAGAGGCTCCGCCGCCGTGACTTGGATAAAGAGCGAATCCCCAAGCCGCAATGCGGTCCCTTACTTGTGCTCTTTCTATGTAGACCGGAGGCTCACTCTGGGCGAAACGGAGGCTAAAGCTCTGGCTGAAATTCGAAGCATTATCCTAAGAGAAGGGGTGGAGGCGGAAATAGCGGTAAACGAATATGAAGCCTGTAGTTATACCGGCTATACCTGGAAAGTCCGGGAGTATTATCCTGCTTGGCTTATACCTCAGACCCACCCTTTGGTACAGGCAGGCCTCCGGGCTGTAGAGAAAGTCCTTGGTCTCAGTCCTGCCATTGGGCGCTGGAAGTTCTCTACCGATGGAGCCTACACCATGGGCGAAGCTGGTATCCCTACTATAGGATTCGGTCCAGGGGATGAACAATGGGCTCACTCTCCTGATGAGCGGGTTCGGATAGAGGACGTCTTAGTGGCCGCTGAAATATATGCAGAGATGGTCCTGGAAGTGATGAAGATTTAG
- a CDS encoding MFS transporter: MGFLEAFKIRDFRILWIGQFISQIGDSLALIAALVVIQKLSGSTLWLGFTAMAIAFPPLLLGLVGGVMADRFDRKKVMIISDILRGIAILFLIGARSPQQLYLFPLVGCFMSIAGVFFGPARNAVIPSIVSREMLLTANGLLQASQMLAIIVGSSLASLIIATLGPASAFILDSLTFFLSAWLIFTLKIPPVNNSTPREGIIWPQLKEGLGYIKKKRPILIIMVAASVATLSLGSIAVLGVAYVEKYLGVSAESFGFLNSIQGVGMVIGGLSLGFFSRFASPHYLAGTAMIALGAAIISFAFSSRFEMALILATLIGVCVVVARATLAALLQATVPNEKRGRVESTVNTSISFSTTLAMGLSGLLGAAMDVRTVFILAALGVISAGILTLTALKESLS, translated from the coding sequence GTGGGCTTTTTAGAGGCTTTCAAGATAAGGGATTTCAGAATCCTCTGGATCGGGCAATTTATCTCCCAGATCGGGGATTCTTTAGCCCTTATAGCCGCTCTGGTGGTAATTCAGAAGCTTTCAGGTTCTACCCTGTGGCTTGGTTTTACAGCCATGGCCATAGCCTTTCCCCCACTCCTCCTGGGCCTTGTGGGAGGAGTGATGGCGGACCGCTTTGACCGCAAGAAGGTTATGATAATTTCGGACATTCTGAGAGGAATAGCCATCCTCTTTTTGATCGGGGCAAGGAGTCCTCAACAGCTTTACCTTTTTCCCCTGGTGGGCTGTTTCATGTCTATCGCTGGAGTTTTCTTTGGCCCAGCTCGCAATGCCGTTATCCCCAGCATTGTTTCCAGAGAGATGCTCCTCACCGCTAATGGGCTTCTCCAAGCCAGCCAGATGCTGGCAATCATTGTGGGCTCTTCCCTGGCAAGCTTGATCATCGCTACCCTGGGACCGGCTTCCGCATTCATTCTGGATAGCCTCACGTTTTTCCTTTCCGCCTGGCTCATCTTCACCCTTAAAATCCCTCCAGTAAATAACTCTACCCCCAGAGAGGGCATAATATGGCCCCAGCTCAAAGAGGGGCTTGGTTACATAAAGAAGAAAAGGCCTATACTGATAATCATGGTGGCAGCTTCGGTGGCAACTCTCAGCCTGGGAAGCATCGCTGTCCTGGGAGTGGCGTATGTGGAAAAATACCTGGGGGTGAGTGCGGAAAGCTTCGGATTTCTCAACTCCATTCAGGGGGTTGGAATGGTGATAGGAGGACTTTCCCTGGGCTTCTTCTCCCGCTTTGCTTCTCCCCACTATCTGGCAGGGACAGCCATGATAGCCCTGGGAGCGGCTATTATTTCCTTTGCTTTCTCTTCCCGCTTTGAAATGGCTTTAATTCTGGCCACTCTAATAGGAGTATGTGTGGTGGTTGCCAGGGCAACTCTGGCCGCCCTCCTCCAAGCGACAGTCCCGAATGAGAAGAGGGGAAGGGTAGAAAGCACCGTTAATACCTCCATAAGCTTCTCAACTACCTTAGCCATGGGCCTTTCAGGACTCCTGGGAGCTGCTATGGATGTTAGGACGGTCTTTATTCTGGCGGCTCTGGGGGTAATCTCAGCAGGGATTTTGACTTTAACGGCTCTTAAGGAGTCTCTGAGCTAA
- the lon gene encoding endopeptidase La: MSAPELLELEELVCPVVAIRDQVIFPNTVTPVYLGRDKSLRAVEAAVQAGSTIIAVAQRDPNVDDPSPQDLYEIGVEVTPGRPIRLPDGAASVIFQAQKRVRLLEFIQTYPYLKARAVPIQEEPVEKDIQTEALMRAVLALFEKIVQLDEGIPEESYVAAMNIDEPGWLADIIASSVKLDNARRQELLETFNPLERLQKLSIFLARELDILELESRIKIKVQEEMDRAQREYFLREQMRIIQDELGELDSQSRLIAELESKIENSDMPPEVKEKARKELERLASMPPASPEIGIIQTYLDWLLELPWTKATEDEIDLEKAARILNSRHYGLEKAKERILEYIAVKKLASNKMRSPILCFLGPPGTGKTSMGRSIAEALGRKFVRMSLGGVRDEAEIRGHRRTYIGAMPGRIIQTMRQAGTINPVFMLDEVDKIGLDFRGDPAAALLEVLDPEQNHAFYDHYLEVPYDLSKVLFITTANILDTVPPALRDRMEVIEFPGYVEEEKVHIARYFLIPRQLEEHGLSKEQIKFSETALRRIIREYTYEAGVRNLERCIASICRKLARKVAEGKKIPLHITANSLPKYLGPPQYSYGMAEEKDEVGVATGIAWTEAGGDIMPVEVTLMEGKGTLILTGQLGEVMQESAQAALSYARSKARELGIPNWNFDRLDIHIHVPEGAIPKDGPSAGVTIATALISALSNRPVHKDVAMTGEITLRGRILPIGGVKEKVLAAHRAGVKTIVLPKKNKKDLVEIPPKIRRQLKFIFVERMEEVLPVALASEPIAPPPILQNQEGKKRRLKGKGK; encoded by the coding sequence TTGAGTGCGCCGGAACTTTTAGAGCTGGAAGAATTAGTTTGCCCCGTTGTAGCTATAAGAGACCAGGTCATTTTCCCCAACACCGTAACTCCGGTGTATTTGGGGAGGGACAAGTCCCTCCGGGCGGTGGAAGCAGCTGTTCAGGCTGGTTCCACAATAATTGCTGTTGCCCAGAGGGACCCTAACGTTGATGACCCATCTCCTCAAGACCTCTACGAAATAGGGGTTGAGGTTACCCCAGGCCGCCCCATAAGGTTACCCGATGGGGCTGCCAGTGTAATTTTCCAGGCCCAGAAAAGAGTTCGCCTTCTGGAGTTTATCCAAACTTACCCTTACCTTAAAGCAAGGGCTGTCCCAATCCAGGAAGAACCCGTGGAAAAGGACATCCAGACGGAAGCCCTAATGAGGGCTGTCCTGGCCCTCTTTGAGAAAATTGTCCAGCTGGATGAGGGGATACCGGAAGAATCCTATGTGGCGGCCATGAACATTGATGAGCCAGGCTGGCTTGCCGATATCATCGCCTCTTCGGTAAAGCTGGATAATGCCCGACGCCAGGAGCTTCTGGAGACCTTTAACCCTCTGGAGCGCCTTCAGAAGCTCAGCATCTTCCTCGCCCGGGAACTGGACATCCTGGAGCTGGAAAGCAGGATCAAGATTAAAGTCCAGGAGGAAATGGATAGGGCCCAGAGGGAATATTTCCTCCGCGAGCAGATGAGGATCATCCAGGATGAGCTGGGGGAGCTGGATTCCCAATCCAGACTCATAGCTGAACTGGAAAGTAAAATTGAAAATTCCGATATGCCTCCAGAAGTAAAGGAGAAAGCCCGTAAAGAGCTGGAGAGGCTCGCTTCAATGCCCCCAGCTTCCCCGGAAATCGGGATAATTCAAACCTACCTGGACTGGTTGCTGGAGCTGCCCTGGACCAAGGCTACCGAGGATGAAATTGATCTGGAGAAAGCTGCCCGCATCCTCAATTCCAGACACTACGGGCTGGAAAAGGCTAAGGAACGTATTCTTGAATACATCGCTGTAAAGAAGCTGGCTTCCAACAAGATGCGAAGCCCCATCCTCTGCTTCCTTGGGCCTCCTGGAACCGGCAAGACCTCTATGGGCCGTTCCATAGCTGAAGCTCTGGGGCGCAAGTTTGTAAGGATGTCCCTCGGAGGTGTAAGGGATGAGGCCGAAATCCGGGGGCACCGCCGCACTTACATAGGAGCTATGCCCGGAAGGATAATCCAGACCATGCGCCAGGCTGGAACTATAAACCCTGTCTTTATGCTGGATGAGGTGGACAAGATCGGTCTGGATTTCAGAGGCGACCCGGCTGCTGCCCTGCTGGAAGTCCTGGACCCAGAACAGAACCATGCTTTTTACGATCACTATCTTGAAGTCCCTTACGACCTTTCCAAGGTGCTTTTCATCACCACTGCCAATATTCTGGATACCGTCCCTCCGGCTCTGCGGGACCGGATGGAAGTTATAGAGTTCCCCGGATATGTGGAGGAAGAAAAGGTGCACATAGCCCGCTACTTCCTCATCCCCCGCCAGCTGGAGGAGCATGGCCTGAGCAAAGAACAGATCAAATTTTCGGAAACGGCTCTCCGCCGCATCATCCGGGAATATACCTACGAGGCTGGGGTTCGGAACCTGGAAAGGTGTATAGCTTCTATCTGTCGCAAGCTGGCCCGCAAGGTGGCCGAGGGCAAAAAGATTCCCCTCCACATAACGGCTAATTCTCTCCCCAAATACCTGGGACCACCGCAGTATTCCTACGGGATGGCTGAAGAGAAGGATGAAGTGGGGGTGGCCACAGGAATCGCCTGGACAGAGGCGGGTGGTGATATCATGCCCGTGGAAGTAACCCTTATGGAGGGTAAGGGTACCCTCATCCTCACCGGTCAGCTCGGAGAGGTAATGCAAGAATCAGCTCAAGCGGCCCTCTCCTATGCGCGCTCTAAAGCTCGGGAGCTGGGCATTCCTAACTGGAATTTTGACCGCCTGGACATCCACATCCACGTGCCCGAGGGCGCTATCCCCAAGGATGGGCCATCGGCCGGGGTGACTATTGCCACCGCTCTCATCTCCGCCCTCTCCAACAGGCCAGTCCACAAAGATGTAGCAATGACGGGTGAGATAACCTTGAGGGGGAGGATTCTGCCCATAGGAGGGGTAAAGGAGAAAGTTCTGGCTGCCCATCGTGCCGGCGTTAAGACCATTGTCCTGCCCAAGAAAAACAAGAAGGATCTGGTGGAGATACCTCCCAAGATCCGTAGGCAACTTAAATTCATCTTCGTGGAAAGGATGGAAGAGGTACTCCCGGTGGCCCTGGCTTCGGAACCAATAGCCCCTCCACCCATCCTCCAGAATCAAGAGGGTAAGAAACGCCGCCTGAAAGGAAAAGGAAAATAA
- the metG gene encoding methionine--tRNA ligase encodes MGERVLVCVAWPYCNGDLHVGHIAGAYLPADIFARYNRLKGREVLMVSGSDTHGTPITVKAEEEGITPREVVDKYHPRFIETFQRLGITFDIFTETDTENHWRVTQEMFLKLLQKGYIFKDWMQALYCPSCRKFLADRYVEGTCPYCGYPGARGDQCDACGRTLDAIELINPRCKFCSGTPEVRQTEHFFLDLPKLNEPLLKWVEEDKEHWRPNVLNLTLTTLRSGELRPRPITRDIEWGIPVPVKGYEHKRIYVWFDAVIGYWAATIEWASIVGRPEAWREWWQDPSVRSYYFIGKDNIPFHTIIWPGMLIGYGGLNLPYDVPANEYLNVERRKLSKSRRWVIEIPDFLSRYDPDPLRYALTINAPETSDADFTWEEFLRRNNNELVATWGNLCYRLITFAHRYFDGRVPEPGELGAREKELLQAMEQGFHKVGELLDACRFRAALSETMTLAQLVNRYLNEKEPWKLVKEDRPSAASVIYTGLKAIDSLKTMFYPFLPFSSQEIHRMLGYQDDLLGKQYVETIQEERKSHLVLRYDFSNVKLRWEPGKLEPGQPLGEPHIPFKKLDEKIAEEELKRMLALAGEAV; translated from the coding sequence ATGGGGGAGCGAGTTCTTGTGTGTGTAGCTTGGCCTTACTGCAATGGGGACCTGCATGTTGGGCACATCGCCGGGGCTTACCTCCCTGCCGATATCTTTGCCCGCTACAACCGCCTCAAGGGAAGGGAAGTCCTTATGGTTTCCGGATCCGATACCCACGGAACTCCCATTACCGTCAAAGCCGAGGAGGAAGGAATAACCCCCAGGGAGGTAGTGGATAAGTACCATCCCCGTTTCATTGAAACTTTCCAGCGCCTGGGGATAACCTTTGATATTTTTACCGAAACCGACACCGAAAACCACTGGCGCGTAACTCAGGAAATGTTCCTGAAGCTTCTGCAAAAGGGATACATCTTCAAAGATTGGATGCAGGCCCTCTATTGCCCTTCCTGCCGGAAATTCCTGGCGGATCGCTATGTGGAAGGGACGTGCCCCTACTGCGGTTACCCTGGAGCCAGAGGAGACCAGTGCGATGCTTGTGGCCGAACTCTTGACGCCATTGAGCTCATAAATCCAAGGTGCAAGTTCTGCAGTGGAACTCCTGAAGTCCGACAAACAGAGCATTTCTTCCTGGATCTACCAAAGCTCAATGAGCCCCTCCTCAAATGGGTTGAGGAAGACAAAGAACACTGGCGCCCCAATGTCCTCAACCTTACTCTCACAACTCTGAGAAGTGGAGAACTTCGCCCCCGCCCCATCACCCGGGATATTGAGTGGGGGATACCGGTTCCTGTCAAGGGCTACGAGCACAAGCGAATTTATGTGTGGTTCGATGCGGTAATAGGCTACTGGGCAGCGACTATTGAGTGGGCAAGCATAGTGGGAAGACCGGAGGCTTGGAGGGAATGGTGGCAGGATCCATCGGTCCGAAGCTATTACTTCATCGGTAAAGATAACATCCCCTTCCACACTATAATTTGGCCGGGCATGTTGATAGGCTATGGCGGCCTCAATCTGCCCTATGACGTCCCGGCGAACGAATATTTGAACGTAGAAAGAAGGAAACTTTCCAAGAGCCGCCGGTGGGTGATTGAAATACCGGACTTCCTTTCCCGCTACGATCCCGACCCCCTTCGTTATGCTTTGACAATAAACGCTCCGGAAACCAGCGATGCTGATTTCACCTGGGAGGAATTCCTGCGGCGCAACAACAATGAACTTGTGGCTACCTGGGGCAATCTGTGCTATCGTCTTATAACCTTTGCCCACCGTTACTTTGACGGCAGAGTTCCGGAGCCCGGAGAGCTCGGGGCCAGGGAAAAAGAATTACTTCAGGCTATGGAGCAGGGCTTCCACAAAGTGGGAGAGCTTCTGGACGCCTGCAGGTTCAGGGCGGCTCTCTCCGAAACTATGACCCTTGCCCAGTTAGTAAACCGCTATCTCAACGAGAAGGAGCCGTGGAAACTGGTGAAAGAGGACAGACCTTCCGCCGCTTCGGTGATTTATACAGGCCTCAAGGCGATAGACTCCCTCAAGACGATGTTCTATCCATTTCTGCCTTTCTCTAGCCAGGAAATACACCGGATGCTGGGTTACCAGGATGATCTTCTGGGCAAACAGTACGTTGAAACCATACAGGAAGAACGCAAGTCTCACCTTGTCCTCCGCTACGATTTCAGCAATGTTAAACTTCGCTGGGAACCCGGGAAACTGGAGCCTGGCCAGCCCCTCGGGGAACCACACATACCCTTTAAGAAGCTGGATGAAAAAATAGCCGAAGAAGAGTTAAAGAGGATGCTGGCTTTAGCTGGTGAAGCGGTTTAA
- a CDS encoding glycosyltransferase family 39 protein: MKRFKRSFWLIILAAFALRFLPLRWHSFHPDEALYSWWASLIARWEDPFLLSPWVDKPPLYLYLLAFSFKVFGISEFSARFTGIFAGTLSVAFLRAWLKALYGEKVSAISATLFAFLPLPVLFSPTALTDPWLSMLILASMWMACYDKKPSLTAFLAGLGAGLALGTKQQGLFLAPFSLFLTSHCKRKGFPRFFWLSGFLIILVLVGWWDSLRWETRPSFWDRSFTTYGGLSLVPWQELGCRFLKWLELLSWTAGGPFPAAILTILLALSWRADPLRAKFDRILLGFVAFWFVPHWLFNFQIWDRYVLPVTPLLAALWGRGLTALNKPGWKIFAIALILSFSLLSLRPDGLPAGSNYSLYDGIEELVCYLRENAKPMTILYHRYLGWHLNFYLHNTGVEIRWYPSPEGLVRDLETQGAEEKLLAFTPFEEYEPVLQALKQADYSLEKTAEFSRSDGKTFKVYRILTRPGSWAPRLLKPSHGLYN, encoded by the coding sequence GTGAAGCGGTTTAAAAGGAGCTTCTGGCTTATAATCCTGGCCGCTTTCGCCCTCAGGTTTCTTCCCCTCCGGTGGCATTCCTTCCACCCAGATGAAGCCCTTTATTCCTGGTGGGCCTCCCTGATAGCCAGATGGGAAGATCCTTTCCTTCTTTCACCCTGGGTGGACAAGCCACCGCTGTATCTTTACCTCCTGGCTTTTTCCTTCAAAGTTTTCGGCATTTCGGAGTTTTCTGCCCGTTTCACAGGAATTTTTGCCGGAACTCTTTCCGTAGCTTTCCTCAGGGCGTGGCTGAAAGCTCTCTATGGAGAGAAAGTTTCCGCCATCAGCGCAACCCTTTTCGCTTTCCTCCCCCTACCGGTGCTTTTTTCCCCCACAGCCCTCACTGACCCCTGGCTCTCCATGTTGATTTTAGCATCCATGTGGATGGCCTGCTACGATAAAAAGCCTTCTCTCACAGCCTTCCTGGCGGGCCTCGGGGCAGGCTTGGCCTTAGGAACTAAACAGCAGGGCCTTTTCTTGGCCCCTTTCTCTCTCTTCCTCACTTCCCACTGCAAGAGGAAGGGTTTCCCCCGCTTTTTCTGGCTTTCAGGCTTTCTAATAATTCTTGTCCTTGTTGGGTGGTGGGATTCGCTCCGGTGGGAAACCCGCCCCAGCTTTTGGGACCGCAGTTTTACAACCTACGGTGGACTCAGCCTCGTCCCCTGGCAGGAACTTGGTTGTAGATTTTTAAAGTGGCTTGAGCTTTTGAGCTGGACCGCCGGGGGACCATTTCCAGCGGCTATCCTTACCATTCTGCTCGCTCTATCCTGGCGGGCTGACCCTCTGCGGGCTAAATTTGACCGGATACTCCTGGGATTTGTGGCGTTCTGGTTTGTGCCGCATTGGCTCTTCAATTTTCAAATCTGGGACCGATACGTCTTGCCTGTAACACCACTCCTCGCTGCCCTCTGGGGACGTGGGCTTACTGCCCTCAATAAGCCGGGATGGAAAATTTTCGCTATCGCTTTAATTCTGAGTTTTAGCCTCTTATCCCTCAGGCCCGACGGTCTTCCCGCTGGAAGCAATTATAGCCTCTACGATGGGATCGAAGAATTGGTCTGCTATCTCCGCGAGAACGCCAAACCGATGACTATCCTCTACCACCGTTACCTTGGATGGCATCTTAACTTCTATTTACACAATACAGGGGTGGAAATCCGCTGGTATCCTTCTCCCGAAGGCTTGGTGAGGGACCTGGAAACTCAAGGTGCGGAAGAGAAACTCCTGGCCTTCACTCCTTTTGAAGAGTATGAACCTGTCCTTCAAGCCCTTAAGCAAGCAGACTATTCTCTGGAAAAGACAGCGGAATTTTCCCGTTCGGATGGCAAAACCTTTAAAGTTTACAGGATATTAACACGGCCGGGAAGTTGGGCTCCTCGCTTGCTCAAGCCTTCGCATGGATTGTATAATTAA
- a CDS encoding sortase: protein MGDKRTVDELSIEELERILLLKKMEARARQRERLALEGRLVLRSEQNAGAATSLQPRPKALKRWQENLLLSLEIIALIGLLAVVIISFINIHSLNQEVAQALGAPPPTPTPIIDVVILPGRPPQPSGDLPARYRDMVKPAPPVVIPTPSPGAPTRIVIPKIGVDAPVVEGDGWEELKRGVGHHIGSANPGERGNMVLSGHNDIFGEVFRDLHKLDLGDEIIVYAGEVPYRYIVKAKKIVEPTDVSVMAPTTTPIVTLITCYPYRIDTHRLIIVGELSQ from the coding sequence ATGGGGGATAAAAGGACCGTTGATGAGCTTTCCATAGAAGAGCTGGAGCGCATCCTCCTTCTCAAAAAGATGGAAGCTCGAGCCAGACAGAGGGAACGGCTGGCTCTGGAGGGAAGGCTTGTGCTCCGAAGCGAACAGAATGCGGGGGCGGCCACTTCCCTGCAGCCCAGACCAAAGGCGCTGAAGCGCTGGCAGGAAAACCTCCTTCTTTCTCTGGAAATTATCGCCTTGATAGGCCTGCTGGCCGTGGTTATTATATCTTTCATCAACATCCATTCCCTGAACCAGGAAGTAGCGCAGGCTCTGGGCGCTCCACCCCCAACCCCAACTCCCATCATTGACGTGGTAATCCTGCCGGGGAGGCCACCTCAGCCTTCGGGAGACCTGCCTGCCCGTTACAGGGACATGGTTAAGCCAGCTCCACCTGTAGTTATCCCCACTCCCAGTCCCGGCGCCCCCACGCGCATTGTTATACCCAAAATAGGCGTTGATGCCCCGGTGGTGGAAGGAGACGGTTGGGAAGAATTAAAGCGGGGGGTCGGACACCACATAGGCTCCGCTAACCCCGGAGAAAGGGGCAACATGGTGCTTTCCGGCCACAATGACATCTTCGGGGAAGTATTCAGGGACCTGCACAAGCTTGATCTTGGAGACGAGATAATAGTTTATGCCGGAGAAGTGCCCTATAGATACATAGTTAAAGCCAAAAAGATAGTGGAGCCAACAGATGTCAGCGTTATGGCTCCCACCACAACCCCCATTGTAACCCTGATAACCTGTTATCCCTATCGGATTGACACCCACCGCCTGATTATAGTGGGAGAGCTTTCTCAGTGA
- the pdhA gene encoding pyruvate dehydrogenase (acetyl-transferring) E1 component subunit alpha, translating to MAIEKEKLLWMYEKMRTIRAFEEKVGELFAAGKIPGFVHLYIGEEAVAVGVCANLRDDDYITSTHRGHGHLIAKGGDLKFMMAELFGKKTGYCKGKGGSMHIADLDLGILGANGIVGGGLPIAAGAALAAKYLGTDRVVACFFGDGAANQGTFHEALNMASIWNLPVIFVCENNYYAISLHQRKHMHVTDIAERAKAYDIPGVVVDGNDVIAVYEAAEAAVKRARAGEGPTLIECKTYRYRGHFEGDPMVYRTREEAEEWMKKDPITRFEAKLLEMGVLTPEDISRIQEEIKAKVEEAVRFAEESPYPEPAEVFQDVYTE from the coding sequence ATGGCAATTGAAAAGGAAAAGCTTCTCTGGATGTACGAGAAGATGCGCACCATCCGGGCCTTTGAGGAGAAGGTGGGTGAGCTTTTTGCTGCCGGCAAAATCCCGGGCTTTGTCCACCTCTACATTGGAGAAGAAGCTGTGGCCGTGGGTGTGTGCGCAAACCTCCGGGATGATGATTACATTACCAGCACCCACCGCGGGCACGGCCATCTCATCGCCAAGGGCGGCGATCTCAAATTCATGATGGCTGAGCTTTTTGGGAAGAAGACCGGTTACTGCAAGGGCAAGGGTGGTTCCATGCACATCGCTGACCTGGACCTGGGAATCCTGGGAGCCAACGGAATTGTGGGCGGAGGGCTCCCTATAGCCGCCGGTGCTGCTCTGGCCGCTAAATACCTGGGAACCGACCGGGTCGTAGCCTGTTTCTTCGGGGATGGGGCTGCTAACCAAGGCACCTTCCACGAAGCCCTCAATATGGCCTCTATCTGGAACTTGCCCGTTATCTTCGTGTGCGAGAACAACTATTACGCCATTTCCCTCCACCAGCGCAAACACATGCATGTCACCGACATTGCCGAAAGGGCCAAGGCCTACGATATTCCCGGTGTAGTGGTGGATGGCAACGATGTTATCGCCGTCTACGAAGCGGCCGAAGCAGCAGTTAAAAGGGCAAGGGCCGGGGAGGGTCCCACCCTCATTGAGTGCAAAACTTACCGCTACCGTGGCCACTTTGAGGGCGACCCCATGGTTTACAGGACCAGGGAAGAGGCCGAAGAGTGGATGAAGAAAGACCCCATAACCCGCTTTGAGGCCAAGCTCCTGGAGATGGGGGTCCTGACGCCTGAGGACATAAGCAGAATCCAGGAAGAGATCAAAGCCAAGGTTGAAGAAGCCGTCCGCTTCGCCGAAGAGAGCCCCTATCCTGAGCCGGCCGAAGTCTTTCAGGACGTTTATACCGAATGA
- a CDS encoding alpha-ketoacid dehydrogenase subunit beta: MRKLTFAQALNEALRQEMRRDPTIYVAGEDVGKYGGIFGVTAGLLEEFGEERVRDTPITESAIIGSAVGAAAAGLRPVVEIMFIDFIGVALDQLFNQAAKMKYMFGGKAKLPIVVRTTCGAGMCAAAQHSQSLEAWFMHIPGLKVVAPSTPYDAKGLLISSIRDDNPVFFIEHKMLYGLEGDVPEEPYTIPLGVADIKREGKDVTVVATMAMVHKALEAADELAKEGIEVEVVDPRTLSPLDKETIINSVKKTHRLVVVHEAVKQAGPGAEIAAMVAEEAFDYLDAPIKRVAAPFTPVPFSPVLESAYIPSKDNIISAVREVLGK, encoded by the coding sequence ATGAGGAAGCTTACCTTCGCTCAGGCTTTGAACGAAGCCCTCAGGCAGGAAATGAGGCGCGATCCCACCATTTACGTGGCTGGAGAAGACGTGGGTAAATACGGGGGAATCTTCGGAGTTACGGCCGGCCTCCTGGAAGAGTTCGGGGAGGAGAGGGTGAGGGATACCCCCATCACCGAAAGTGCCATCATAGGCTCGGCGGTGGGAGCTGCAGCGGCAGGGCTGCGCCCTGTGGTGGAAATAATGTTCATAGACTTCATCGGTGTAGCTCTGGATCAGCTTTTCAACCAGGCAGCCAAGATGAAGTATATGTTCGGCGGAAAGGCCAAGCTCCCTATAGTGGTTCGGACCACCTGTGGAGCAGGGATGTGCGCTGCCGCCCAGCACTCCCAGAGCCTTGAAGCCTGGTTCATGCACATACCCGGCCTCAAAGTCGTGGCTCCCTCCACCCCTTACGATGCCAAAGGCCTCCTTATTTCCTCTATAAGGGACGATAACCCTGTCTTCTTCATTGAGCACAAAATGCTCTACGGTCTCGAGGGCGATGTTCCGGAGGAGCCCTACACCATACCCCTGGGCGTGGCTGATATAAAGAGGGAAGGGAAAGATGTGACAGTGGTGGCCACCATGGCTATGGTCCACAAAGCCCTTGAAGCTGCCGATGAATTGGCAAAGGAGGGAATAGAAGTGGAAGTGGTGGACCCCCGCACCCTTTCCCCTCTTGACAAAGAAACCATAATAAACTCCGTTAAGAAAACCCACCGCCTGGTAGTCGTTCATGAAGCGGTGAAGCAGGCAGGGCCCGGGGCTGAGATCGCTGCTATGGTAGCTGAGGAGGCTTTTGATTACCTTGATGCTCCTATCAAGAGAGTAGCAGCACCCTTCACCCCTGTTCCCTTCAGCCCCGTTCTGGAAAGCGCTTACATTCCGAGCAAAGACAACATCATCTCAGCTGTTAGAGAGGTCCTGGGGAAATGA